A section of the Petrimonas sulfuriphila genome encodes:
- a CDS encoding helix-turn-helix transcriptional regulator: MTRTIFPEPYDVPIQEDPENNFYNGVAQCVLHFSNGKYKVITNENPNDLLAVNVVSYNKTEQGFVELVLKHYKEATSLDDLAIRCDYKSTKTFTRHFKQKFNTTPKQWQLSIRKNEVIDYLENTDYPLKKIASLLGFSNVSHLRDFCLKKIGLPPEKIRKLDK; the protein is encoded by the coding sequence ATGACAAGGACTATTTTTCCGGAACCTTACGATGTTCCCATACAGGAAGACCCCGAAAACAACTTCTACAACGGTGTCGCGCAATGTGTGCTTCATTTCAGCAACGGTAAGTACAAAGTTATCACAAACGAAAACCCGAATGATCTGCTTGCAGTGAACGTGGTAAGCTACAATAAGACCGAACAGGGATTTGTGGAGCTGGTATTGAAACACTACAAGGAGGCCACGTCACTTGACGACCTGGCAATCCGGTGTGATTACAAATCTACCAAAACATTCACGCGCCATTTCAAGCAAAAATTCAACACCACTCCCAAACAATGGCAGTTGTCAATCCGAAAGAATGAAGTCATCGATTACTTGGAGAATACCGATTACCCGTTAAAAAAAATTGCATCCCTTTTGGGTTTTTCCAATGTATCACACCTGCGCGATTTCTGTCTCAAAAAAATCGGCTTGCCGCCCGAGAAAATAAGAAAACTTGATAAATGA
- a CDS encoding DUF4906 domain-containing protein, producing the protein MKKTAYPFSLKAIVAITVLMALLTSCLSDDLTVNEEPGIIVVSLDGVTTRAAGDPLFTGDEAIDKVRVFVFAGEYVEKNKFYASGNSDFVNPFVLEVATGNKEVYVVANESNALTPLLESITTKTGLMEILGDQISAPLTLPLLMTGKSVGVSVANIEDPLRNNTSVTLTRVAAKISLQFKKADENDNVKITKISLLSNTGKTTLFPVPPATAVSPQSYWNYSKPLNTPLELLTVPTPVNEIGDIYVYENLTGGDKTHATQLEVEALFNDVITTYRVYINENVTAPGTGTPGDPNSSVTDPDDHLYSIKRNHHYKLNGTIVNLGEYSSLLLNTEVLPWNLLQSTFNYEKVNAVFQVAPKPPVGTPMKITAGTSNINLNFKITAPAGGVWSVSLTNIADFTLIKDATTNAYTWGTITGGSGSWPDIRITTKPGAVAGASTEVIVRVNGVEIDFDKSGATGPGNRLRIIYQP; encoded by the coding sequence ATGAAAAAAACAGCATATCCATTCAGCTTAAAGGCAATTGTCGCTATAACAGTACTTATGGCCTTATTGACATCATGCCTCTCCGACGACCTGACGGTCAACGAAGAACCGGGTATTATAGTCGTGTCACTTGATGGAGTGACAACTCGTGCAGCTGGCGATCCCCTCTTTACCGGCGATGAAGCTATCGATAAGGTGCGTGTCTTTGTATTCGCAGGTGAATACGTTGAGAAAAACAAGTTTTATGCATCCGGAAACAGTGATTTTGTTAATCCTTTCGTGTTGGAAGTAGCCACAGGCAACAAAGAGGTTTATGTAGTGGCCAATGAGAGTAATGCACTGACTCCTCTGCTGGAATCCATCACTACCAAAACCGGACTGATGGAAATACTTGGCGATCAGATCAGCGCACCGCTGACACTTCCACTTTTGATGACTGGAAAATCTGTGGGTGTGTCGGTTGCCAACATAGAGGATCCCTTAAGAAACAATACTTCCGTCACCCTTACACGGGTAGCGGCAAAAATAAGCCTGCAATTCAAGAAAGCCGATGAAAACGACAATGTGAAGATCACCAAAATATCGCTTTTGAGCAACACCGGTAAGACCACACTTTTTCCCGTACCTCCGGCAACTGCCGTTTCACCGCAATCGTACTGGAATTATTCCAAACCCTTGAATACACCGTTGGAACTGCTTACAGTACCCACTCCCGTCAATGAAATAGGCGATATCTATGTTTATGAAAACCTCACCGGGGGTGATAAAACTCACGCCACACAGTTGGAAGTGGAAGCACTGTTCAACGATGTGATTACCACTTACCGGGTATATATCAACGAAAACGTTACCGCGCCGGGAACCGGAACACCGGGTGATCCCAACTCTTCGGTAACGGACCCCGATGACCATTTGTATTCCATTAAACGAAACCATCATTATAAATTGAACGGAACTATCGTTAATTTGGGCGAATACAGCAGCCTGTTGCTTAATACCGAAGTGCTGCCATGGAATCTGCTGCAAAGCACTTTTAACTACGAGAAGGTAAACGCGGTGTTTCAAGTAGCTCCCAAACCGCCTGTTGGTACTCCGATGAAAATTACTGCAGGTACCTCAAACATTAATCTGAATTTCAAAATTACCGCACCCGCGGGCGGAGTATGGTCGGTATCACTTACCAATATTGCCGATTTTACACTGATTAAAGATGCTACAACAAACGCATATACGTGGGGTACCATAACCGGAGGCTCGGGTAGTTGGCCGGATATCCGAATTACAACAAAACCGGGTGCAGTTGCCGGCGCTTCAACCGAAGTGATTGTGCGTGTAAACGGGGTGGAAATAGATTTTGACAAAAGCGGTGCAACCGGACCCGGCAACCGACTGAGAATTATCTATCAACCGTAA
- a CDS encoding FimB/Mfa2 family fimbrial subunit, with translation MNSTNKYSFILVAVLLTVMLSSCLKEDLSVCPRPFQITVKVVDADGNDITESGDVEQVIMFVFDEEEKIFKSFYLSASEVKQRKALQIVMDYPGHSLLKFVAWGNLDENVDYSNISDVKELKDLYVRLRSADSEQTDQRMAYSPSDLFYGTISVPVEYGGTTSGTSHVLEITRKTAGVTITSLNLKQWNGNGEGSYSYSVRESLDTYDMNGNLTGTRSFYSPPATFNKNGNFVAPIFYIFPAAFGKSIVVDILYNGEVIFTADRDSMGKPFNAEVGRTLNILIDFKATLSINVNVTPWNQVFQYVEYL, from the coding sequence ATGAATAGCACGAACAAATACAGCTTTATACTTGTAGCAGTATTGCTGACAGTAATGCTGAGCAGTTGCCTGAAAGAAGACTTGTCGGTATGTCCACGTCCGTTCCAGATAACTGTTAAGGTAGTGGATGCCGACGGAAATGACATCACTGAATCGGGAGATGTGGAGCAAGTGATTATGTTTGTGTTCGACGAGGAGGAAAAGATATTCAAGAGCTTCTATCTCTCCGCCAGCGAGGTGAAACAGCGTAAGGCATTGCAGATTGTGATGGATTATCCCGGCCACTCTTTACTCAAGTTTGTCGCTTGGGGCAACCTGGATGAAAACGTCGACTATTCGAATATAAGCGACGTAAAAGAACTGAAAGACCTCTACGTGAGGCTGAGATCAGCGGATTCCGAACAAACAGATCAACGCATGGCGTATTCGCCCAGTGATCTTTTCTACGGAACCATCAGCGTACCGGTAGAGTATGGAGGAACAACATCCGGCACATCGCATGTGTTGGAAATCACCCGAAAAACCGCAGGAGTAACCATTACCTCCCTAAACTTGAAGCAATGGAACGGCAATGGGGAAGGCTCCTACTCCTATTCAGTGCGCGAATCGCTCGATACCTATGACATGAACGGCAACCTGACAGGAACTCGTTCTTTTTACTCGCCGCCGGCAACATTTAACAAAAACGGCAATTTCGTAGCACCCATTTTCTATATTTTTCCTGCGGCATTTGGAAAATCGATAGTGGTGGACATTCTTTATAACGGGGAGGTGATCTTCACGGCCGACAGGGACAGCATGGGAAAACCGTTCAATGCGGAGGTAGGCCGGACACTGAACATCCTTATCGATTTCAAGGCAACATTAAGCATCAATGTCAATGTCACTCCTTGGAATCAAGTCTTCCAGTACGTAGAATATCTATAA